The region GTCTCCCTGCAATCCATGGATCTGCCTTTAATTTAACAATTGCATATGAGGAACTACATTCAGGTCACGTGTTTATGCATTTGGGGTTCTAGGGATTTCAGAAGGACATTCTGTTCTTTGAACTGAGTCAGCACTTTAATGTGTGTGTATCACTGAGCTCTACTTTAAAGACAGATCCATTCCAATGGATGGAGTATAATTTCTCCTTTTGAAGAGTATCCAGGGATGGGTTAAAGGTGCCATCGGTTTTTGCAGAACTTAGCAACTAGGTACCCATTCTTCCTAGCAGTGATTATTTGAGAGATGCCAGCTTAGAAGTTCTTCTCACTGGGCTAGGCTACAGGTAGAAACTGCAGAAGTTGGAGTTGCAGATTGGCACCCTCCATATTATGGCACTGGGGCTAGGAACTGATGAAATCTCTTTCCTGAAGGCATTTGAGAGCCAATGGCCAGGGTCTCTTATTTTAGGCATCAGTCAAAAAGGGGCCCACCCATTTTACTATTCTGAAGTAAAATGCTTTACACTAGAACAAGATGAGTATGACCAACCAAAGTTAAACAATTCTTAGACTACAATCTAAGACTACATTTATTTGTACgtaagtcctattgcattcaatggaatttacttctgaggataAGTGCCTAGGGTCTTGTTGTTAGTCATTATGGGATGGGAGTTGGGAGAGAAATGTGTCCTCAGTGCTCCCATTTAAACCAGTAAGACCAGGCTTTCTCTGAATCATGCCCATGAATTGTATTTCATAGCAGAACTGCTAAGAAAATATCAGTACACATTTCTTTATTCTGTTAATGAATttgggattaaaaaaacaacaataactTGGGAAGACAATCTGCTTAGATAAGATTTGTATCCATATACTCAGCAGTTAGGGCAGATTGCACATAATGATCTACTTTTTCTATCTTATCTTAAAAGTCCTTGAATATTTTATAACATTGAATTGAAAGAACTTTTGAGGCTTTGATAATATATGTAAGGGACTATTTTCAGATAGATACTTCATGAAGGTTTGACCATATACAAAATATAATACTTCCTTTAGTCCAGTTCCAAAGAACTAccagcatgtcctgtccttggtctttgctgtgaaggagatcaatgagaatcTGAAGATCCTACCAAATGTCAGTCTgggattccacatctatgacagttaCTTTGATGCAAGGCTGACTCACCAGAACACCCTGAAACTTCTTTGCACCCAGGAAAGGGttgtccccaacttcaaatgtggcAAGCAAAAGGATCTgatagctgtcattggaggactaGATGCAGAAATCTCCCTTCACATGGGTACTCAATtaggcatctacaagattccacaggtacaatgGCATGTGGGTCATAACAATTTTTAAATTTCTGAGAGTATGCTTTTAAAGTGTTCTCAGGGACAATCATGGTTTTTTACAGATATGCAAGATGGTTTTCATCTTATCGCTCATTGCTTTGCCAGCTTTGATTAGATTTATTCAGATCAAATAGTATGCTATGGCAGGACTGAAATATTCTTAGTGAATATTTAGTTGTTCATAATTTAgtatatcttttttctttctcccaagGTGACTGACTGACCAGAATATATATAAGATGTTAGAAGTGCACTATAGGCACTTTCTTTGGAAATGGTATCAAATATTACTAATTTGGAAGCCACCATTCCAGTCAAAACCTGAAAGCACAGGAATAAAGGGCAGAAAATGTTAGTCATtttgggagcctcagtaagggTTCCCATGAGGTTCTAGAGTCACACAGGCTCAGCGCCCGGGGCAtaccaggggcatttgccccgtttgcccagtgctaggacCACTGCTGATAAAACATGGAAACACATGCAAGCAAACATGGAACAATTTGTTTTCTATATATCTGACATTTAGTATATCATTAACACAACTGATCTTGCATCAGCAGTAATAGAGAGGATTGGGTCAAAATGCCCcaatagttaaataaataaaattaaaataaagtaaaaatgaGCAATCCATACCTGCTCATCTGCCAGAAACATATTACTTTATTTCAAAACGGGTTTTCATCTCAACACATTATTTGATCAGATTCATAAATATTTTTATTGGTTTTTCCCCATTATTTGGATAATAGTAATTGTTCTTTCCTAGATTGCCTACTGTGCACTTGCTCCAGTGATTAATGCTAAAATGCAGCTGCCTTCCTTTTATCGAATGGTCCCTAATGAAGCCCATCAATACAGAGGGATTGTCCGTTTACTTCAGCATTTCCAGTGGATTTGGGTCGGAGTTATTACTTACAGTGATGATAATGGAGAAAAATTTGTGCGCACCATGTTGAAAATGCTTTCTGAACGTGGAATCTGTGTGGCCTTTAGTAAAAGAATACCAGCACTCTCTCAAGTTACAGGGATGGCAGAAATACTAGAGACCACAGATGTAATAAACCCCCATGTGGCTGAGATCCTGGAACTAATAAATTCTGAAGTCACAGTCTATGTTCTCAATGCCGACTTTCAGACCACAACAGGTTTGAAATGGGTGATATATTTATATGCCCTACTAGAAGGTATGACAGTGTCTTTTGTTGGTAAAGTGTGGATATTGACCAGCCAGTGGGATTTCTCATCACTGACAGTGCACAGGGATTTTGACATACAGGTCTTCCATGGTGCCCTGTCTTTTGCCATTCACTCCAACAAAGTGCTGGGGTTTTCAGAGTTCCTTCAATCTCTACAGCCAATGTCACAAGAAGGAGATGACTTCATCAGGAACTTCTGGGAAGGGGCTTTTaactgctcattttctcattcTGATGATGGTGAGGACAGCAGAGATCCATGCACTGGTCAAGAGAGGTTGGAGGACCTCCCAGGGACCTTTTTTGAAATGAACATGACtggccaaagctacagcatctacaacgCAGTTCACGCTGTTGCACATGCATTGCAGAAGATGTTCTCATTCAGGGCCGAGCACAGATCTGTGGTAGACAAACGCAGGCTCTCTTCTCCACATCCACAATGGTCTCAGGTAATGTTGCAAATTGGCTTCCTTGTCTATGGGGATGTTAGAAGACAACTAAGATCTGAATCCTAACTGAATCCCCCCAGCttatgcagctgagccaatggagcCTGAGCTTTACACTGCAGGGGATACatcaggaagcctccttgagctGAGGCAACTCTTGTTCTCTTGCCACAAAGCAAACTTCCATTGCCCCAATAGAATGCCTCTGATCTGTGAGTCCTATTCTTCTTGTGGACATCTGAGGCAAGCCAGGAAGATTGAAAGGGATGGGGAATGTGATTAGGTTCAGATGCATGTAGGTGCTGCCTACATCCACCCCTAGATCCAcccccatcctgttctgcctcccacctgctccccttGTAGAaacttccccattccttctcctactctgtTCTGCCTACTCCACCAGTCTCCACCTCCGCCATCAGCCTACTTTCACGGCTGGAGGAAGGGAAGCCTAGTCTAAGGTAGGATTCTACTGCCCGAACATTATAATGGATTTTGTCAATCCAGCTTTTTAGGGGCCTTATCTAATTTGTTTTCTGTTCCACAGTTGGTTACGTATCACTATGGATGAGGTGTGTAAAATCAGTGGAACTGACTCATGACTAACTTTGCTATCCAAAGTTAGGATATAACTATTGTTATATTGTTATATTGTTGCAGTCTTTCACTCAAAGTCTTTGCAGTCTTTGACTCAAAATGGGGGTCATGTATTTGTGCATATTCTAACTAAATGCTCAGAAAGGCTAGAGTATATGAGAGGCAATGATGCAAATGCTCCCAAAGCCTCCAAAGCATTCACAAAACTTTGACCCTTTTCGGAGCACTCAAACTGAACAGTTGCAGGACTTCCATCTGCAAGCTTTTCCCTTACAGCAAAGTACTTGGctttgagaggggggggggggatgatgggcTCTTCCCAGACTGTGACACTAGATTTCTACTGTGGTATGAAAGAGATGCTATGTTGATCCTTTCTGTCCTTGAGAAGACCCTCAGAGGGTTCACTTCAaagaaagtaaataaatatttatttttttgaaactATCAGTATTTTGCCAGGAATTTTGGAATTAAAATCCTAACCCCAGTTCCCATCAGAAAAAAGATTCCAGAAAGTTCTGGAAGTGCTAGCTGCCATTAATGTCGTTCCCTCTTCCCCCACAAAGACAAACACATAATTTGCTGACAAATAGGAATTCAGCGGAAACAGAGGTGACGTGTGCTGAACATTTTGGTTTTACGATGTGGTCCTTTCAATTACACAAAAGTCCCTCCCCTGAAAACACAAATCATTTATAATGTTTTCCTTGATCCCTTCCAATCCAGTTTCACTCATTCCTGAgaagcatctcatttaacaacagtgctggagacacggtgtcttttgatgaggagggtgaattagcagctggatttgatctgatcaactgggtgactttccccaaCCAGTCCTTCTTGAGAGTGAAGACAGGAATGATGGATCCTCAAGTTACCCCAGGCAAAGAATTCACCATTAATGATGATACCATCACATGGCCCAGCGCATTCAATCAGGTATGGTATGATTCAGCTGGaagatggaaagctaaatgggaaaTGTACCAGCATTAAATCCTGATCACCTTGACCCTTAGTATTCCCTCCCAGTCTTCTAAGCAATGCTTTCGAAAGAACTTACTTTTTTGTAAGGAATCGCAAAATCAGTATGTAGAATTTATTATAGAATTTATAACTCGTAGTCTCAATCTTCTGACCCCACCTATTGCTGCCATCCCCTcatctcattccaccctcccttccctaccccaccttctcccacccctgcacttagtcagtattgggctgtgaatcatctCAGACATTGCTACTGAAATTTCTTTGTCTAGAGATGTTGAGAATGAACTCAGTCCTGTTTGCATTAATAGCTTGGTATCCGTCACTGAGCTATGAGGCTTGACAGGGTCACACTTGTCTACTGAGCTCCAGATCAGAAAAGTTGCCAGGGGTCCTGGAGCAAAACGCTCAACTAGATCTCCCATCATACCCCTGCTTACCACATGATGGTACATTTTGTGCTACCAATGCTGTGGGTTCAGGGGACAGCCTTTGGTATGTAGTCATGTTCCCCTGCACAGCTCCGCTATTGGTTGATCTCTGACATCTTTGCTATCTGGTCATGCCTGCAAATTAGTCCAGAACATCTGACACCAACCCTGcctctctttatttatttagaagagttctataggaataccgggtgctgtaggcttataccatgatctcggaagctaagcagggtcaggcctggttagtacctggatgggagaccacctgggaataccgggtgctgtaggcttataccatagtctttcgagactcaaggttgccaaTCATACTATCTTTATCGCTATCTGATAAAGATATCAAAAGATATCATACTATCTTTTCGCTATCTGGTCATGCCTGCAAATTAGTCCAGAACATCTGACACCAACCCTGcctctctttatttatttagaagagttCTATACTATCTTTATCCAGACAACAAGATTTTCTCTGGCTGCTGTTCATTGTGTCATGCAAGCTTTTTTGCTGGGGGTATCTTGTCTGCAAAAACCAGTCCTAGAATTTACCACTCAGAATAATGCCCTCTGCTGAAGGTTGCCATATTTCCTCATAGTAGGATTTTTATCTTTGGTGCAAGTATTTTGGCAGTTATTTCCAAGTCTATTAGAGAAGTTACTGACTGAGGGCCTGATCTAAAGGCCCACACGACACTTACCGTTGGGCTGGCTTGGGTACCAGCTCAGCATGAGCCATCGCTGGGTGGAATAGAAACAACCGCCACCCGGAGCTTCATGCATGCGCCTGGTGGCAGAGTTAAGTTGTGGTGGGGGGCATGTTCCAGTTGGGAGAAGGGTGGAAGAAAGCATGGCAGAGGGGAACGAAGCGGGTGGGGTTGAAGACGGAAGGCCCTGCCACCCtttcctatcccccctccctgcttggGAGATCTGACATGGTTCTTTGAATCCACACAATAgtgggcacaaatctgaggagaaccattggggccacctgggatTACACAGGGTGAGGGAGCATAATCTCACACACGTGGAGTAGACCCCACGCTTCTTCTcagcctcacaggatgcagcagtagccatttcagtgccgctgcagccctgggtcctgggaagcacaggatggggctgtgaATATCCTGGATGATTCCATCAGTGAATGGCTGAATCCTTTAATGAGACTGTAGTAGTAGACTAAAAAAATATTCTGATCATGAGGAGTTCGTGTGCTTCAACAGCCAACTTCAAGTTGAGTTCATTGCTTCTTAAGTTGAGTTCACATTTCTGGTTCTGAATTTCCAAAATTCGTGTTCTTGATTGCTTCCATTCAGCTATAATCCACCCCAACcctattaaagaaaaaaaatagtttggtCTTAGAGAAGAATAGTACTTTCTCACTAGCCAAAGGAGTAAACTCTCTTCTCTTTCCATGCATAGGTGCTGCCCACTGCTCTGTGCAATGGCCACTGCTATCCAGGTTAcagcaagaaaaagaaggaagggaagccgttttgttgctatgattgtaatctatgtccagaagggaagatttctaaTCAGACAGGTGGGAGACAAAATGTGCAGTGTAATGAATCGTTCATGCTATAACATCACTCCTAAGTATCCCCTTTTTCCTAGTTTTATGCTTTAAAACTCTTCATGCTATGAGCCAGCCGGGGAAAAGGCAGCCTGACAGAAGCAATTTTACCTACCTCTCCGTGGGCTGCCTGGTTCCCAGTGTGCCTCTTGAGATTTACAACAGCTCTTTGGCTAGAGTacgtttaaggctgcaatcctaaccacaccttcctaagagtaagccccactgaacaaaatacaacttacttctgagtagacctggttaggattgtgccctaagaggccTCTGGGGCAATGGTGAACTTTGGGGGGGACGGGCAAATGACCCAGGAGTTGCGCTTGCCACACACTCAACGCCTCCACTCGCCGGACTGCGCCACACTCAAAAGCCAAAAACCTGATTCTCTCCCATTCATATCACTTACAAGTGAAGGAGGGAAAAATTGAGTTAAATCAAATGTTACAAGAAACACCTGCTTGACAACTATGTGATTCTCTCTTTCAAATTTAATAGTAGCAAAATTAGCTGCTAGTTGGGCTCTTCACCACCGAGGAAGGACGAGGATTTTAAGCAGTCAATCTCATTTCTTGTTCTGACCCTTTTCAGTCACTATTGGGCACCTTTCGCACCCAAAGCGCATTTTACTATAGTATCGTCCCCTGTAATAAGTCTTCTCCCATGGTTTGAACTTTCCTTGCACTGATATCCCATGATGCATTTTAAAATTTCCCCTGTTTTTAAAACCAGGAAGACACCACACTTTACATAAAAAAGCAATTTCTTTTTAGCATTGCTTCTTTATTGGCCATCAATTCCTCACCCACAGCCATATTGAACCCGACAAGTATAGCAGAATTGTTTAGCTTGGAAGGATATTTTAGATCAGATAGTAGATCTCAATATTCTATATTTGCTGTCCAAAGAGGACACTGCAGGCTGTACATTTTTGACATTTGAGAAAAAACAACATTTCAAAGAATGTTCAACTCAAACATGAATTAGAGGTGGAACCATCCACTTAGTTAGGCATGGATTGATATAGGAAGAGAAAATTATAACAGATACATCAAATttacatttgtttattttttcagacatggatgactgtGTCAAATGTCCAGAAGGTCAgtttccaaacaagaaccaagatcaatgccTTCCCAAAGTCTTCCATTTCCTCTCTTTCACAGAACCCTTGGGAATGACATTAAGTGTCTTGGCTTTGTCTTTCTCTCTGATCACAGTTTTGGTGCTGAGGATTTTCATCAAGAACCAGGatactcccatcgtc is a window of Tiliqua scincoides isolate rTilSci1 chromosome 5, rTilSci1.hap2, whole genome shotgun sequence DNA encoding:
- the LOC136652985 gene encoding vomeronasal type-2 receptor 26-like, whose translation is MLLLALLLILGLQFSPIEYKAQAALCAVTEPSQFPWKYQQSGELIIGAIVSQFTCMFGDISFSEHPKTRMIIPVPKNYQHVLSLVFAVKEINENLKILPNVSLGFHIYDSYFDARLTHQNTLKLLCTQERVVPNFKCGKQKDLIAVIGGLDAEISLHMGTQLGIYKIPQIAYCALAPVINAKMQLPSFYRMVPNEAHQYRGIVRLLQHFQWIWVGVITYSDDNGEKFVRTMLKMLSERGICVAFSKRIPALSQVTGMAEILETTDVINPHVAEILELINSEVTVYVLNADFQTTTGLKWVIYLYALLEGMTVSFVGKVWILTSQWDFSSLTVHRDFDIQVFHGALSFAIHSNKVLGFSEFLQSLQPMSQEGDDFIRNFWEGAFNCSFSHSDDGEDSRDPCTGQERLEDLPGTFFEMNMTGQSYSIYNAVHAVAHALQKMFSFRAEHRSVVDKRRLSSPHPQWSQFHSFLRSISFNNSAGDTVSFDEEGELAAGFDLINWVTFPNQSFLRVKTGMMDPQVTPGKEFTINDDTITWPSAFNQVLPTALCNGHCYPGYSKKKKEGKPFCCYDCNLCPEGKISNQTDMDDCVKCPEGQFPNKNQDQCLPKVFHFLSFTEPLGMTLSVLALSFSLITVLVLRIFIKNQDTPIVKANNQDLTYSLLVSLLLCFLCSLLFIGQPHAVTCYLGQTSFGLVFSVAVSCILAKTITVVLAFMATKPGSRMRKWVGKRLANSIILGCSLIQATICAVWLCTAPPFPDLDTDSLAEETVVECNEGSITMFYCVLGYLGFLAAVSFTVAFQARKLPDSFNEAKFITFSMLVFCSVWLSFIPPYLSTKGKYMVAVEIFSILASSAGLLGCIFFPKCYIIILRPEQNSKDQLRRRNH